TATTGGTTCTTTACCTGGTAAATTAATTCAAAAAATGTCAAAAGTTGAGGTTAAAAACCCACTTTTCTTATTAGATGAAATTGATAAAATGTCTTCTGATATGCGCGGTGATCCAGCCTCTGCACTTCTTGAGGTGTTGGATCCAGAGCAAAACAGCACATTTAGTGATCATTATTTAGAAGTTGATTACGATTTATCTGATGTCATGTTTGTTGCAACATCGAATTCTATGAATATTCCAGGTCCATTGCTTGACCGTATGGAAGTGATTCGTTTATCTGGGTATACCGAAGACGAAAAGCTAAACATAGCTAAAAATCATTTATTGATGAAGCAAGTAAAGCGCAATGGTCTTAAAGAAGATGAAATTCAAATCGATGATTCAGCCATTATGGGAATTATCCGTTATTACACTAGAGAAGCTGGTGTACGTAGCTTAGAGAGAGAAATCTCTAAATTATGTCGTAAAGCAGTGAAGCAAATCTTACTTGATAAATCGATTAAAAAAGTAACGATTAATCAAGATAATCTAAAAGATTTCTTAGGTGTTCAACGTTGTGATTACGGTAAAGCAGACACTGAAAATCGAGTGGGTCAGGTTGTTGGTTTAGCATGGACTGAAGTCGGTGGTGATCTATTGACGATTGAAGCGGAATCTATGATTGGTAAAGGCAAACTTGCTTATACTGGTTCTCTTGGTGACGTTATGAAAGAGTCAATTCAAGCGGCAATGACGGTGGTTCGTACTCGAGCTGAAAAATTAGGTATTAATCCTGATTTTTATGAGAAACGTGATATTCATGTTCACGTACCAGAAGGCGCTACACCAAAAGATGGTCCAAGTGCTGGTGTTGGTATGTGTACTGCACTTGTATCAAGCTTAACGGGTAATCCGGTTCGTTCTGATGTTGCAATGACAGGTGAAATTACATTACGTGGTGAAGTACTGCCAATTGGTGGTTTAAAAGAAAAATTATTAGCTGCTCACCGTGGTGGTATTAAAACTGTCATTATTCCAAAAGATAATGAACGTGACTTAGAAGAAATCCCAGCAAACGTAATTGCTGATCTTTCGGTTCATCCTGTGAAGTGGATTGACGAGGTATTAACACTTGCTTTACAAAATGATCCTCAAGGCTTTAGTCTTGAATCGTCTCAAAAAAGTGATGTGTAGCAAAAAACGTTGATATAACAGGGCTGACAGGTCGAAAATACTTGTCAGCTTATAATGAGATAGCTAAGTTAGACACAGTGTTGTGATTTGTTTTTCACACCAAAATTACTATATATGGACTCATTCAATAAATATATGAATGAATAATTTAAAGGGGAATACCGTGAATAAATCTCAATTAGTTGATCAGATTGCTGAAAATGCAGATATCTCAAAAGCAGCAGCAGGCCGTGCTTTAGATGCATTAGTTGAAACAGTGACAGAGACACTAAAAAGTGGCGATCAAGTAACACTTGTTGGTTTCGGCTCGTTTATCGTTCGTGAGCGTGCTGCTCGTACAGGTCGTAATCCTAAGACTGGTGAAGCAATCGAGATTTCTGCTGCAAAAGTACCTGCGTTTAAAGCAGGTAAAGCATTAAAAGATGCGTGTAACTAATCGAAAAAAAGATAAAACTCTACACAAGCCAAGTTAAGGCTAGTAAACTAGAGTGATTGATCGTAGGCGCATCCGATGATGCGCTTTTTTATTGTTAAATTTTTCTTTTGTTGAACTATTTTTAATTTTCACTATCAATAGAAATTAACGTTTTCTTAGGGATTATCATCCCAATTCAGTGATTAGGAGCTAAAACATATTATGATGGATCGAATTCGCGAAGGTTCAACTGGCCTCGTTGTTAAGATCATTCTCGGTCTAATTATTTTCTCATTTGTGTTTGCAGGTGTAGGTAGTTATTTAGTCGGTGGTAGTCAACCTCTAGCGGCTAAAGTCGGTGAGCGTGAAATAACACGAAATGATTTTGAACAAGTTTATCAAAATGAACGCAACCGTAT
The Aliivibrio salmonicida LFI1238 genome window above contains:
- a CDS encoding HU family DNA-binding protein, which produces MNKSQLVDQIAENADISKAAAGRALDALVETVTETLKSGDQVTLVGFGSFIVRERAARTGRNPKTGEAIEISAAKVPAFKAGKALKDACN